One Microbacterium marinum genomic window carries:
- a CDS encoding acyl-CoA thioesterase: protein MSDNMSEDVTFRSRRWVRPEDLNAYGTLFGGSLLRWIDEEAAIYAIIQLGNPRAVTKYISEIDFVSSARQGDLIEMGLRATAFGRTSLTMRAEVRNMITRDRILTIEKIVFVGLDDHGQPIPHGYTDITYERDRLPHHHGLMRTEDGSTAD from the coding sequence ATGAGCGACAACATGTCAGAAGACGTCACCTTCCGATCACGCCGCTGGGTCCGTCCCGAGGACCTGAACGCGTACGGCACCCTGTTCGGCGGCAGCCTGCTGCGCTGGATCGATGAAGAGGCCGCGATTTACGCCATCATCCAGCTCGGAAACCCTCGGGCGGTCACCAAGTACATATCCGAGATCGACTTCGTCAGCTCCGCACGACAAGGTGACCTGATCGAGATGGGACTGCGCGCCACCGCGTTCGGGCGCACCTCCCTCACGATGCGCGCCGAGGTGCGCAACATGATCACCCGTGACCGCATTCTGACGATCGAGAAGATCGTCTTCGTCGGCCTCGACGACCACGGCCAGCCCATTCCTCACGGCTACACCGACATCACCTACGAACGCGACCGGCTTCCCCACCACCATGGACTCATGCGCACAGAGGATGGATCCACAGCGGACTAG
- a CDS encoding helix-turn-helix domain-containing protein: MSTDTYSAASVRQARERLLEAGVGAHGLTPRTLNVPPVIERSWRRSFTTGGGYDPTATPAYHPFSEPAGRFQDTAEIVLARWAESLADMRVALLVSDRSGRILARKVGDPSHARRLDKVSAAEGFEFSESALGTNGLGTAIEERSAVFVRGAEHVNDRLQTLACAGAPIHDPLSRRVIGSLALASPVGASHPAMLAIAKQAARDLQDALLNTAPLELQALLARFADGTARHRVLAIGRGGVLASTGALPMLSAERHVTLWDELQAHHWQGDVASVLLADRPSTARRIVNRAGESIYLVELAESEPAAAPEPTRLSRLAAHLDVLGRSSGCIAIHGPRDSGKTLLAQLWLRERDRHDPVVIGAPAFREPGAVATAVQALSTGTSVVVCSVESLTDVDFPVLQQLAGAADPVRSARVVFCVADDLTGVVVDFLGRQGPRLDLPALRDDPDRVIGLAVRLAQEYSVTLSPAVLQALSRWDWRGGASELRVLIAAMVVQRPGGTVLDVDLLPAEMRTRARQLRGIAASEYRAIDAALREADGNRSRAAEILGIGRTTLYRKLRAYGFDGQNTLIS; the protein is encoded by the coding sequence ATGTCCACCGATACCTATTCCGCCGCGAGCGTGCGGCAGGCTCGTGAACGCCTTCTCGAAGCTGGCGTCGGCGCGCACGGTCTCACTCCCCGAACACTGAACGTCCCCCCGGTGATCGAGCGCAGTTGGCGTCGCTCGTTCACCACCGGTGGCGGCTACGATCCGACGGCGACTCCTGCCTACCACCCGTTCTCCGAACCGGCGGGACGCTTTCAGGACACCGCTGAGATCGTCCTGGCGCGATGGGCGGAATCACTCGCGGACATGCGTGTCGCGCTGCTGGTCAGCGACCGATCCGGACGGATCCTCGCCCGAAAGGTGGGCGACCCGAGCCACGCGAGACGGCTCGACAAGGTGTCCGCGGCCGAAGGATTCGAATTCTCGGAGTCCGCGCTGGGCACGAACGGACTCGGAACGGCGATCGAGGAAAGATCCGCAGTGTTCGTGCGCGGCGCCGAGCACGTCAACGACCGGCTGCAGACCCTCGCCTGCGCTGGCGCCCCCATCCACGACCCTCTTTCGCGGCGGGTCATCGGCTCGCTCGCCCTCGCCTCTCCCGTCGGGGCGTCCCACCCCGCGATGCTCGCGATCGCGAAGCAGGCCGCTCGTGACCTCCAGGACGCGCTGCTTAACACCGCACCGCTGGAGCTGCAGGCGCTGCTGGCCCGGTTCGCGGACGGTACCGCCCGCCACCGTGTGCTGGCCATCGGCCGTGGCGGCGTGCTCGCCTCGACGGGCGCGTTGCCGATGCTCTCGGCCGAGCGGCACGTGACCCTGTGGGACGAGCTCCAGGCCCACCACTGGCAGGGGGATGTCGCATCCGTCTTGCTCGCGGATCGGCCGAGCACTGCCCGCCGCATCGTGAATCGGGCAGGGGAGAGCATCTACCTCGTGGAACTTGCCGAGTCCGAGCCGGCCGCAGCGCCGGAACCCACCCGGCTTTCCCGCCTTGCCGCGCACCTCGACGTGCTCGGCCGCAGCAGCGGGTGCATCGCGATCCACGGTCCGCGCGACAGTGGGAAGACGCTTCTCGCCCAGCTCTGGCTGCGCGAACGCGATCGCCACGACCCGGTCGTCATCGGCGCCCCGGCATTTCGGGAACCGGGGGCCGTGGCCACGGCGGTGCAGGCGCTGAGCACAGGTACATCGGTGGTCGTCTGCAGCGTCGAGTCTTTGACCGACGTTGACTTCCCGGTCCTGCAGCAATTGGCTGGCGCGGCAGATCCCGTCCGGTCCGCCCGGGTGGTGTTCTGTGTCGCAGACGACCTGACTGGCGTCGTCGTCGATTTCCTGGGCCGCCAAGGGCCGCGGCTCGATCTCCCTGCGCTGCGCGATGACCCAGACCGTGTCATCGGCCTGGCTGTGAGACTCGCTCAGGAGTACTCGGTGACACTGAGTCCTGCTGTGCTGCAGGCGCTTTCCCGGTGGGATTGGCGTGGTGGCGCCTCGGAGCTGCGGGTTCTGATTGCCGCGATGGTGGTGCAGCGTCCCGGCGGCACCGTCCTGGACGTCGACCTTCTGCCCGCCGAGATGCGCACACGTGCCCGCCAGCTGCGCGGCATCGCCGCATCCGAGTACCGGGCGATCGATGCGGCGCTGCGGGAGGCGGACGGAAACCGTTCGCGTGCAGCGGAGATCCTCGGTATCGGGCGCACGACGCTGTACCGGAAACTGCGCGCGTACGGTTTCGACGGGCAGAACACCCTGATCTCCTGA
- a CDS encoding NAD-dependent succinate-semialdehyde dehydrogenase, whose amino-acid sequence MGAYRTINPATGQTVAEYAVIGDADVADIVARSHTAYRKYRELPLAERTGILARAAQLHRDRIDELSALLTLEVGKPVTQARGEVELVASIYQYYADHAEAFLADETLDIVGGGEALVRTEPIGPLLGIMPWNFPYYQVARFVAPNLALGNTIILKHARNCPQSALAIERVLHDAALPADAYINAFVDSRQIAGIIADPRVQGVSLTGSEKAGSAVGEVAGRHMKKVVLELGGSDPFIVLEDADVDAAVAAGVRGRIANGGQACTASKRFIVVDAVYDEFSRKFIDAITKIIPDDPTDPDTFLGPLASADAGDELEELVEDAVAKGATLHIAPGARREGAFYPPSVLTGVTPLMRAYEEELFGPTAVVYRVPSPQAAVALANESPFGLSSSVFTQDPLAAAQIARELEVGMVWINSTSRSAPDLPFGGVKRSGVGRELARYGMDEFANKKLIRTPA is encoded by the coding sequence ATGGGTGCATACCGGACCATCAACCCAGCCACCGGTCAGACGGTCGCCGAGTACGCCGTGATCGGCGATGCGGACGTGGCCGACATCGTCGCCCGCTCGCACACGGCCTACCGCAAGTACCGGGAGCTGCCGCTCGCCGAACGGACGGGGATCCTGGCACGCGCGGCGCAGCTGCACCGGGACCGCATTGATGAACTGAGCGCGCTGCTGACACTCGAGGTCGGCAAACCCGTCACGCAGGCCCGCGGGGAAGTCGAGCTGGTCGCCTCGATCTACCAGTACTACGCCGACCACGCCGAAGCGTTCCTCGCCGACGAGACCCTCGACATCGTCGGCGGAGGGGAAGCGCTCGTCCGCACCGAGCCGATCGGGCCGCTGTTGGGGATCATGCCGTGGAACTTCCCCTACTACCAGGTGGCCCGGTTTGTCGCCCCCAACCTCGCACTGGGCAACACGATCATCCTCAAACACGCCCGCAACTGCCCGCAGTCCGCCCTCGCCATCGAACGCGTGCTCCACGACGCCGCGCTTCCAGCCGACGCGTACATCAACGCGTTCGTAGACAGCCGCCAGATTGCCGGCATCATCGCCGACCCGCGCGTGCAAGGGGTGTCGCTGACCGGCTCCGAGAAGGCGGGCTCGGCTGTCGGCGAGGTGGCCGGCAGGCACATGAAAAAGGTCGTCCTCGAGCTGGGCGGCTCGGACCCGTTCATCGTCCTAGAGGATGCTGACGTCGACGCGGCCGTGGCAGCCGGCGTACGCGGCCGCATCGCCAACGGCGGCCAGGCGTGCACGGCATCCAAGCGGTTCATTGTCGTGGATGCCGTCTACGACGAGTTCTCTCGGAAGTTCATCGACGCGATCACGAAGATCATCCCCGACGACCCCACGGACCCCGACACGTTCCTCGGCCCGTTGGCGTCCGCGGATGCCGGAGATGAGCTCGAGGAGCTCGTCGAGGACGCGGTCGCCAAGGGCGCCACCCTGCACATCGCCCCCGGTGCACGCCGAGAGGGCGCCTTCTACCCGCCCAGCGTGCTCACCGGGGTCACCCCGCTGATGCGAGCCTACGAGGAGGAGCTGTTCGGACCGACCGCGGTCGTGTACCGGGTGCCCTCCCCGCAGGCCGCGGTCGCCCTGGCCAACGAGTCGCCCTTCGGGCTGTCCAGCAGCGTCTTCACGCAGGATCCTCTGGCAGCCGCGCAGATCGCCCGCGAACTGGAGGTCGGGATGGTGTGGATCAACAGCACCAGCCGCAGCGCACCGGACCTCCCCTTCGGCGGCGTGAAGCGCTCCGGCGTCGGACGCGAACTCGCCCGGTACGGCATGGACGAGTTCGCGAACAAGAAGCTCATCCGAACCCCCGCCTGA
- a CDS encoding enoyl-CoA hydratase/isomerase family protein — protein sequence MTTLILREGADRLHVELNRPDVRNAINDDMVDELHAVCTSLEREPRILILTGTSTPERGVFAAGADIRQLLERGRDEALAGINSGLFIRIARLPMPVIAAVDGFAIGGGAELAYAADIRIASTRAVFGNPETAIGILAAAGATWRLAELVGEPLAKEILFTGRRLDAEEALRCGLVASVHEPDQLAAAADTVADRIAGQDPLALRVSKRVLAAPRDAHPLVDELAQAILFESDAKTQLMTRFLNRSQETR from the coding sequence GTGACCACTCTGATACTCCGCGAGGGCGCGGACCGGCTTCACGTCGAACTGAACCGTCCTGACGTGCGAAACGCGATCAACGACGACATGGTCGACGAACTTCACGCGGTATGCACGAGCCTGGAGCGAGAGCCCCGCATCCTGATTCTCACCGGAACCTCTACGCCCGAACGGGGTGTGTTCGCGGCTGGCGCAGACATCCGGCAGCTGCTCGAGCGCGGCCGCGACGAAGCGCTGGCCGGCATCAACTCCGGGCTGTTCATCCGTATCGCGCGGCTGCCGATGCCGGTGATCGCTGCGGTCGACGGGTTCGCGATCGGGGGCGGTGCGGAACTCGCGTACGCGGCCGACATCCGGATCGCGTCCACCCGCGCCGTGTTCGGCAACCCCGAGACGGCGATCGGAATCCTGGCCGCGGCCGGGGCGACCTGGCGGCTCGCCGAGCTGGTGGGGGAGCCGCTGGCCAAGGAGATCCTGTTCACGGGGCGCCGGCTGGACGCCGAGGAGGCGCTGCGGTGTGGGTTGGTGGCCTCGGTGCATGAACCCGACCAGTTAGCGGCGGCGGCGGATACCGTCGCCGATCGGATCGCTGGCCAGGATCCGCTCGCCCTCCGCGTCTCGAAGCGCGTGCTCGCTGCGCCGCGGGACGCCCACCCCCTTGTCGACGAACTCGCGCAGGCGATCCTGTTCGAGTCGGACGCCAAGACGCAGCTGATGACCCGATTCCTCAACCGTTCTCAGGAGACCCGATGA
- a CDS encoding 3-hydroxyacyl-CoA dehydrogenase family protein yields MITVPSTVGVIGGGRMGAGIAQVFAQAGAQVTVIERDPAAAGAAAARLADGIRKAAERDASVDVDAIAGRVAASADYEALRNAELVIEAVPETFALKVEAMQRAEGIVEESAWLATNTSSLSVTRLAAQLARPERVCGLHFFNPVPPSSLVEIVLTPSTDPDLRQRAEQWVTSLGKTPIVVNDAPGFASSRLGAAIALEAMRMLEEGVASAEDIDTAMVLGYRHATGPLRTSDLVGLDVRLGIAEYLYETLGERFAPPQILRDKVAAGELGRKTGRGFFDYA; encoded by the coding sequence ATGATCACTGTTCCCTCCACCGTCGGCGTGATCGGGGGCGGCCGCATGGGCGCCGGTATCGCGCAGGTATTCGCTCAGGCGGGCGCGCAGGTCACCGTGATCGAACGCGACCCGGCAGCGGCGGGCGCGGCCGCCGCGCGGTTGGCCGATGGGATCCGCAAGGCCGCGGAGCGGGATGCCTCGGTCGACGTCGACGCAATCGCCGGCCGCGTCGCGGCCAGCGCCGACTACGAGGCGCTGCGGAATGCCGAGCTCGTGATCGAAGCGGTCCCAGAGACATTCGCACTCAAGGTCGAGGCGATGCAGAGAGCAGAGGGGATCGTGGAGGAGTCGGCGTGGCTGGCCACGAATACCTCATCGTTGTCGGTGACAAGGCTCGCGGCGCAGCTCGCGAGGCCGGAGCGCGTGTGCGGACTGCACTTCTTCAATCCGGTGCCGCCCTCGTCACTCGTCGAGATCGTGCTGACGCCGTCGACCGACCCGGACCTGCGGCAACGGGCGGAGCAGTGGGTGACATCGCTGGGGAAGACCCCGATCGTCGTCAACGACGCGCCCGGCTTCGCGAGCTCCCGCCTGGGCGCGGCAATCGCGCTGGAAGCGATGCGGATGCTCGAAGAGGGGGTGGCCAGCGCTGAGGACATCGACACGGCGATGGTGCTGGGATACCGTCACGCGACAGGTCCGTTGCGCACCTCCGATCTTGTCGGGCTGGACGTGCGTCTCGGGATCGCCGAATACCTCTATGAGACGCTCGGCGAGCGGTTCGCCCCGCCGCAGATCCTCCGCGACAAGGTCGCGGCCGGGGAGCTGGGACGCAAGACGGGACGCGGCTTCTTCGACTACGCGTGA
- a CDS encoding alcohol dehydrogenase: protein MHAFAIFQDDHTVTDVELPTPTPEGTEVLLRVVRSGVCHTDMHLREGYYDLGSRGRLNLIDRGVTYPLVLGHEVVGVVEAAGPDADGVSPGEHRLVYPWIGDGSCDACQAGHENLCPSPRNLGVARHGGYAEFILVPHPRYLLDVTGIEERWAATLACSGLTAYSAARKALPATASDPVVVIGAGGVGLMAIATLRALGHEAVLAVDLQERNLELARQLGATTTISARQEDLAAAIVAGAGGPVAAIVDFVNNSTTAPAAFAALRKGGTMVQVGLFGGELVIPTALLTLKIITIRGSFVGSLGELEELVGLARRGALPHLPIIDGELSATAVQDALDRLAAGGVPGRIVLSA from the coding sequence ATGCACGCGTTCGCGATCTTCCAAGACGACCACACCGTGACCGATGTGGAACTGCCGACACCAACGCCCGAGGGCACCGAAGTGCTCCTCCGCGTTGTTCGCTCCGGGGTGTGCCACACCGACATGCACCTGCGTGAGGGGTACTACGATCTCGGCAGCCGGGGGCGTCTGAATCTGATCGACCGGGGCGTCACCTACCCGCTTGTCCTCGGCCATGAGGTCGTCGGCGTCGTCGAAGCGGCCGGCCCCGACGCCGACGGGGTCTCGCCGGGTGAGCATCGCCTTGTCTACCCATGGATCGGCGACGGCTCCTGCGACGCATGCCAGGCAGGTCACGAGAACCTGTGCCCCTCGCCCCGTAACCTCGGCGTCGCCCGCCACGGCGGGTATGCCGAGTTTATCCTCGTCCCGCACCCCCGTTACCTCCTCGACGTCACCGGGATCGAAGAGCGGTGGGCCGCAACTCTCGCCTGCTCCGGCCTGACCGCCTACAGTGCCGCGCGCAAGGCCCTTCCGGCCACCGCGTCCGATCCGGTCGTGGTAATAGGCGCCGGCGGTGTCGGGTTGATGGCGATCGCCACGCTGCGCGCGCTCGGCCACGAAGCAGTCCTCGCGGTGGACCTGCAGGAGCGCAATCTGGAACTGGCGCGGCAGCTCGGAGCGACCACGACGATCTCCGCCCGCCAGGAAGACCTTGCCGCCGCCATCGTCGCCGGCGCCGGTGGGCCGGTCGCGGCGATCGTGGACTTCGTCAACAACTCCACAACAGCTCCCGCTGCGTTCGCCGCGCTCCGCAAGGGCGGAACGATGGTTCAGGTCGGGCTGTTCGGCGGAGAGCTGGTCATCCCCACCGCGTTGCTCACTCTGAAGATCATCACCATCCGCGGAAGCTTCGTCGGGTCCCTCGGCGAGCTCGAGGAGCTCGTCGGGCTCGCGCGGCGCGGCGCGCTCCCGCATCTCCCGATCATCGACGGGGAGTTGTCTGCGACGGCGGTGCAGGATGCGCTGGACCGGCTCGCCGCGGGCGGCGTGCCCGGCCGGATCGTGCTCAGCGCGTGA
- a CDS encoding LysR family transcriptional regulator, translating into MDLQQLRAFLAVAEELHFGRAAERLHMAQPPISRGIQQLERELGARLFERSTRKVTLTSVGEALVAPAQEVLDALDRVSRVARAAGTGEIGHVRLAYAGASSNVMVGLLARAVNQNHPGIHLELLSQHFAQPAMQLLTRGDIDIALGRWDHIPAAVRTRVIAVEELVIAVPETHRLADAGAVSIAQFEGEPFVSLQPQTGTLLLERLRQMSRAAGFNADVVQHAPDSWTLMSLVSAEIGCSLTLSSVIDSIADPHLRFLRLTDDVAPVELRMAWLRDSDDRALHAVLRLSESVLPTPQD; encoded by the coding sequence ATGGATCTGCAGCAGCTGCGCGCCTTCCTCGCCGTCGCCGAGGAACTGCACTTCGGGCGGGCAGCCGAGCGCCTGCATATGGCGCAGCCGCCGATCAGCCGCGGCATCCAGCAGCTGGAGCGGGAGTTGGGTGCGCGGCTGTTCGAGCGGAGCACCCGCAAGGTAACGCTGACCTCGGTGGGCGAGGCCCTCGTCGCCCCCGCCCAGGAGGTCCTGGACGCGCTGGACAGGGTGAGCAGGGTCGCCCGCGCAGCCGGAACGGGCGAGATCGGTCACGTCCGTCTGGCGTACGCGGGTGCGTCCTCCAACGTGATGGTCGGATTGCTCGCCCGAGCGGTCAACCAGAACCACCCGGGCATCCACCTCGAGCTGCTCAGCCAGCACTTCGCCCAACCGGCGATGCAGCTGCTCACCCGCGGCGACATCGACATCGCCCTCGGCAGGTGGGACCACATTCCCGCCGCCGTGCGCACCCGCGTGATCGCTGTCGAGGAACTCGTCATCGCCGTCCCGGAGACCCACCGTCTAGCCGACGCCGGTGCCGTGTCGATCGCGCAGTTCGAGGGTGAGCCGTTCGTGTCGCTCCAACCGCAGACCGGCACGTTGCTGCTGGAGCGGCTGCGACAGATGAGTAGAGCCGCCGGGTTCAACGCCGATGTCGTCCAGCACGCACCGGACTCGTGGACGCTGATGTCCCTCGTCTCCGCCGAGATCGGCTGCTCATTGACCCTGTCCTCGGTGATCGACAGCATCGCCGACCCGCACTTGCGCTTCCTGCGCCTGACCGACGACGTCGCACCTGTCGAGCTGCGGATGGCGTGGCTGCGCGACAGCGACGACCGTGCCTTGCACGCCGTGCTCCGGTTGTCCGAATCCGTCCTCCCGACGCCGCAGGACTAA
- a CDS encoding CaiB/BaiF CoA transferase family protein: protein MTTTEVFPMMKSSLPDDRTVQDVPGGPFDGLLVADFGRVLAGPYCTMLLADLGATVIKVESPLGDETRSYRPPEYRGESTYFLSINRNKQSVVLDFRNPDDLVLAQRLAARADVVTENFKPSGLRRFGLDYESVKRENPNVIYASITGFGTAGGAGLAGYDLLAQALSGLMSVTGAPDAEGFRAGVAVFDVITGLHTCIAITSALYHRQRSGEGQHVELNLLSSALSGMVNQTGGFLLSGQSPTRMANDHPSIYPYAPFPTRDGELVLAIGNDVQFATFCDTIGLPQLAADTRFASNADRSAHRDALRPLLTARLASKTAWEWFDILSPLQVPCAPVLDVRGGVEFAAKIGLDPSVPAGTDDQAVPTIRNPITFSRTPATYRTAPPALDQDGEAVRRWLQDAEGDEDHVGGRVTVPAIREEGH, encoded by the coding sequence ATGACGACGACTGAGGTGTTCCCGATGATGAAGAGCTCGCTCCCGGATGACCGGACGGTGCAGGACGTTCCCGGCGGCCCTTTCGACGGCCTCCTAGTCGCCGATTTCGGCCGGGTACTTGCCGGCCCTTACTGCACGATGCTGCTCGCGGACCTCGGCGCGACGGTCATCAAGGTGGAGAGCCCGCTGGGGGATGAGACACGCAGCTACCGGCCACCGGAGTACCGAGGCGAGTCGACCTACTTCCTCTCCATCAACAGGAACAAGCAGTCTGTGGTGCTGGACTTCCGCAACCCCGATGACCTTGTCCTCGCACAGCGTCTCGCGGCCAGAGCCGATGTGGTCACAGAGAACTTCAAACCCAGCGGGCTCCGGCGATTCGGCCTGGACTACGAGTCCGTCAAGCGGGAGAACCCCAATGTGATCTACGCGTCGATCACCGGCTTCGGCACCGCGGGAGGCGCAGGGCTCGCCGGCTACGACCTGCTCGCACAGGCACTGTCCGGACTGATGAGCGTGACCGGCGCGCCGGACGCGGAAGGATTCCGCGCGGGCGTTGCGGTGTTCGATGTGATCACCGGATTGCACACCTGCATCGCGATCACCTCCGCCCTTTACCACCGACAGCGTTCGGGAGAGGGACAGCACGTCGAACTGAACCTGCTGTCCTCCGCACTGTCGGGCATGGTCAACCAGACCGGCGGGTTCCTGCTCAGCGGGCAGTCTCCTACCCGGATGGCCAACGACCACCCCAGTATCTACCCCTACGCACCGTTCCCCACCCGTGACGGGGAACTGGTCCTCGCGATCGGCAACGATGTGCAGTTCGCCACGTTCTGCGACACCATCGGGCTGCCGCAGCTGGCCGCAGACACCCGCTTCGCGTCCAATGCGGACCGCAGCGCGCACCGAGACGCCCTGCGCCCGTTGCTGACAGCACGGCTGGCGTCCAAGACCGCATGGGAATGGTTCGACATCCTCAGCCCGTTGCAGGTCCCATGCGCGCCGGTCCTGGATGTTCGCGGAGGCGTCGAGTTCGCCGCCAAGATCGGGCTGGACCCGAGCGTTCCGGCCGGCACCGACGACCAGGCGGTGCCCACCATTCGCAACCCGATCACGTTCTCCCGCACCCCCGCGACCTACCGCACCGCGCCTCCTGCACTCGACCAGGATGGCGAGGCGGTCCGACGGTGGCTGCAAGACGCGGAAGGCGATGAAGACCACGTCGGCGGCCGGGTCACCGTCCCGGCGATTCGGGAAGAGGGACACTAA
- a CDS encoding acyl-CoA dehydrogenase family protein, translated as MTITTTAHPVDTDFYQIGDLLGDDDRNLITRVRGFVDSEVLPVINEHWELADFPYQILPALGELGIVGTAIQGYGCPGLTRLQTGLVAMELSRGDGSVNTLNAVHSGLAMGSIALLGDDEQKQRWLPEMAALRKLGAFALTEPEHGSDSVALETTARREGDVYVIDGAKRWIGLGHVADIVIIWARDTADSKVKAFVLEKNADGGYPDGYEAEAITGKIAKRAIQQAHIEISGLRIPAGNKLAKSSSFRDVSAILNRTRSTVAWEALGHALAAYEAAAAYVQERVQFGKPIASYQLVQNKLANMLADLTAMQLLCFRTATLQDEGRLTNEQASLAKMFTGEHARALCRDARDLLGGNGLLLENHVARHLTDMEVVHTYEGTDFIQSLIIGRQITGISAFA; from the coding sequence ATGACGATCACGACGACAGCACACCCGGTCGACACAGACTTCTACCAGATCGGCGATCTTCTCGGCGACGACGACCGCAACCTCATCACACGTGTGCGCGGATTCGTGGACTCCGAGGTCCTCCCTGTCATCAACGAACACTGGGAGTTGGCGGACTTCCCCTACCAGATCCTCCCCGCCCTGGGCGAGCTTGGGATCGTGGGCACCGCGATCCAGGGCTACGGCTGCCCGGGACTGACCCGACTGCAGACCGGCCTCGTCGCGATGGAACTGTCACGCGGCGACGGCAGTGTGAACACGCTCAATGCCGTGCACTCGGGACTCGCGATGGGCAGCATCGCACTGCTCGGCGACGACGAGCAGAAGCAGCGCTGGCTGCCCGAAATGGCAGCCCTCCGCAAGCTCGGCGCGTTCGCGCTGACCGAGCCCGAGCACGGATCAGACTCCGTTGCGCTGGAAACCACAGCCCGCCGCGAAGGAGACGTCTATGTGATCGACGGTGCCAAGCGGTGGATCGGCCTCGGCCATGTCGCCGACATCGTCATCATCTGGGCACGCGACACCGCAGACTCGAAGGTGAAGGCATTCGTCCTTGAGAAGAATGCCGATGGAGGATACCCCGACGGATATGAGGCCGAGGCGATCACCGGGAAGATCGCCAAACGCGCGATCCAGCAGGCGCACATCGAGATCTCCGGACTGCGGATCCCTGCCGGGAACAAGCTCGCGAAGTCGAGCTCCTTTCGGGACGTCTCCGCGATCCTCAATCGCACCCGCAGCACCGTCGCGTGGGAGGCGCTCGGGCACGCACTCGCCGCGTACGAGGCGGCAGCGGCCTACGTCCAGGAGCGCGTCCAGTTCGGCAAGCCCATCGCGAGCTACCAGCTGGTGCAGAACAAGCTGGCCAACATGCTCGCCGATCTCACCGCGATGCAGCTGCTCTGCTTCCGCACAGCCACCCTGCAGGATGAAGGCCGACTGACGAACGAACAGGCCTCGCTCGCGAAGATGTTCACCGGCGAGCACGCGCGTGCACTCTGCCGGGATGCCCGTGACCTCCTCGGCGGCAACGGACTCCTTCTGGAGAACCACGTCGCCCGCCACCTCACCGACATGGAAGTCGTCCACACGTATGAGGGAACCGACTTCATCCAGTCGCTCATCATCGGGCGCCAGATCACCGGAATATCGGCGTTCGCCTGA
- a CDS encoding thiolase family protein, with product MTASFVYDAVRTPFGRAGGALSGIRPDDLAAVVMKATVARMGLDPARIDDVIFGDANQAGEDNRDVARFGALLAGFPTSVTGVTVNRLCSSSLEAVIQAARAVETGDAGLVLAGGVESMSRAPFIVEKSPRPWPAVGNQTLWNTSIGWRMTNPKLPKQWTISNGESAEKIAREWGISRDAQDEFAVRSHRLAAKAWADGVYDGEIVHVPGADLARDEGIRDDTSVDKLAGLTPLFARDGEGTVTAGNSSPINDGASAVLIAAEGALPGEPLARIAGRGAHGVDPHLFPIAPIEAANKALARAGRSWADVDVVELNEAFASQSLACVAGWPELDPERVNIHGGALAIGHPLGASGGRILGHAAHELARRGGGVAVVAICIGVGQGLAVVLER from the coding sequence ATGACCGCGAGCTTTGTCTACGATGCTGTCCGCACCCCCTTCGGGCGGGCGGGTGGCGCGCTCAGCGGCATCCGGCCCGACGATCTCGCCGCAGTCGTCATGAAGGCGACCGTCGCGCGCATGGGCCTCGACCCCGCGCGCATCGATGACGTGATCTTCGGCGATGCGAACCAAGCAGGAGAGGACAACCGCGACGTCGCCCGTTTCGGGGCGCTGCTGGCAGGCTTCCCCACCAGTGTCACCGGCGTGACCGTCAACCGACTCTGCTCGTCGTCGCTGGAAGCGGTGATCCAGGCCGCCCGCGCTGTCGAGACCGGCGACGCCGGTCTCGTGCTCGCCGGCGGAGTGGAGTCGATGAGCCGGGCGCCGTTCATCGTGGAGAAGTCGCCGAGGCCGTGGCCGGCGGTCGGTAACCAGACACTGTGGAACACCTCCATCGGGTGGCGGATGACCAACCCGAAGCTGCCGAAGCAGTGGACCATCTCCAATGGAGAATCGGCGGAGAAGATCGCCCGAGAGTGGGGAATCTCCCGAGATGCCCAGGACGAGTTCGCCGTGCGCTCTCACCGGCTGGCAGCTAAAGCGTGGGCTGACGGGGTCTACGATGGCGAGATCGTGCACGTGCCAGGGGCCGACCTGGCACGCGACGAGGGCATCCGGGACGACACTTCCGTGGACAAGCTCGCCGGGCTTACTCCGCTGTTCGCGCGCGACGGCGAAGGCACCGTCACCGCCGGCAACTCCTCGCCGATCAACGACGGCGCTTCCGCCGTTCTGATCGCCGCGGAGGGTGCGCTGCCCGGCGAGCCACTCGCGCGGATTGCGGGACGCGGGGCGCATGGCGTCGATCCGCATCTGTTCCCGATCGCGCCGATCGAGGCGGCGAACAAGGCGCTCGCACGCGCCGGCCGGTCCTGGGCCGATGTCGACGTGGTCGAGCTCAACGAGGCGTTCGCTTCACAGTCGCTCGCATGCGTCGCCGGGTGGCCTGAACTTGATCCTGAGCGGGTCAACATCCACGGCGGAGCGCTGGCCATCGGCCATCCGCTGGGCGCTTCGGGGGGCCGCATTCTCGGGCATGCCGCGCATGAGCTTGCGCGACGCGGAGGCGGCGTCGCCGTCGTGGCGATCTGCATCGGCGTGGGTCAAGGCCTCGCCGTCGTGCTGGAACGGTGA